CCGAGCGGGTTCTGCAGTTGGCTCGAGGGCGTCGAAGCGGACGCCTGGATGTACACCGGCGGGCTGGAGCGGTGGCCGGCGCTGATCGACCGGATGGCGCGTCTCAAGCCGCTCTGGGGCGTGTGTGGAGCACCGCTGCGCTCCGCACGAGACCTCCAGATACTACATGCGGCGTTGGCCGAGGCCGGCATTGGATTCCCCGAGACACGACCCTCGTCTGCCAGCCTACCGCTGGACGGGAGTTGGCTCTGCAAGGCGGACCGCGTGTGGGAGCTCGATAGACCAAACGCAGCAGCTGCCGGTCTGGAGCGGGGCGCCGTCTACCAGCGGCGGCTTACTGAGCAGCAGGGCCGGCCCGCGTCGGTGGTGTTTGTACTCGGGGACACCTGGGCCCGCACCGTCGGCGTCACCGAGCAGCTCATCGGCCCCCGTCACGGGGCGGCGCCGTTCCAGTACGCCGGTTCGGTTGGTCCGCTAGAGGTTGGCCGCGCGGTGGAGCGTCAGCTCAAGAGGCTCCGCGAGACACTTCGGCACGACTTTGAGCTGCGGGGCGTTGTGGGCGTTGATCTGTGGCTGTCTGACGATGAGTTCTGGGTTCTCGAGGTAAACCCACGCTACACCGCCTCGGTTGAGGTGTTGGAGCTGTCCGGCGCGACGCCGGTGCTGGGGCTGCACAGCTTGGCGTTCGCAAACGAGGCCCCGGCCAACGCTCTGCCTGCATCCCAGCCGGCTCGGGCGCCCGCAAAAAAGCAGATTCTCTACGCCCGCAGGGCCCTGTATGTCCCGGACT
This genomic interval from Posidoniimonas corsicana contains the following:
- a CDS encoding ATP-grasp domain-containing protein, with product MANLLGSRPRLAIVGASVRAAAQSASRAGLDVVAADLFADADLREVGPATQIEDYPSGFCSWLEGVEADAWMYTGGLERWPALIDRMARLKPLWGVCGAPLRSARDLQILHAALAEAGIGFPETRPSSASLPLDGSWLCKADRVWELDRPNAAAAGLERGAVYQRRLTEQQGRPASVVFVLGDTWARTVGVTEQLIGPRHGAAPFQYAGSVGPLEVGRAVERQLKRLRETLRHDFELRGVVGVDLWLSDDEFWVLEVNPRYTASVEVLELSGATPVLGLHSLAFANEAPANALPASQPARAPAKKQILYARRALYVPDSVQLGAASPGMGENAAWLADLPAGGQRFEPGDPILTVIARGGLAESSAFARFVAETESRLYGATPTPE